TCAGCTTGTCgcctaaaataaaatacaacagATTATAAGAGATTATTGATTTAATACGATTAATTGTTTCTCTCACCCTCTTTCTTTTGCCAACTAATGATGGTGCCCGTCTCCATGGTAGGAGACAGTGCAGGCAGTTGTACTTTGACATGATCGGGGTAGTCAGCATAAAACCTGAACTGTTGCTTCCATGGTGCAACCGTGAGGCGTACATTATTGTGAACCTGAACCCTGAATATACACAAAAGACTGTTTTATCATAATgttcatataaatatatgtgGTTGTCTTTGGAACAGTAGTTACTAAAAATTATCTTATTCAATTAACATACACACACGAATGTATGatacagtataatattataataggtaCAGTACCAATAGGAAATTGGAGCTCATTCAAGAACTCTTACTCATTTGTACGAGTAGAGTACGAATCAAATAGAGTGAACACTGCTCGTGCATACAGTGAAAGATGGCCTTGAGTGACCGCTTGATTCAATGTTAAGTTTAATCAGAATAGTATGATTCTTTGTAATGAAATGAAGCAGGATTCAATCGAGGGAGTGGCAGCGTTATTATCAGATATCAAGTGGAAAAGCGGGAAATGGTGTCCACGAGATAGTGTGCCTAAGTAGAATGAGACGATGGTCAGACGTGGTTGCAGAATGTAACCTTAAAGTCGAACAGCGACCGATACATAACTCGAGGAAGGTCAGAGCAATTCAAAGAACGATAAAATATGACGGTGACGTTAAAGAAAATACCTTTGAAGATGTTTTCTGTGAAGACATCGTATGACCACGGATCTTACGATGTTCGTCCGCACGGAACTTCGTAGTATAACGCGTGCCAATTCATTACGTAGACTGCTCGTGGTTCGTATCATAATCTCGGATGCTTCGTAGATCCTTTACTACTTTTTTCGTAGCAAGTCGATGGGAATTCGATGACGGAGATAGTGGAAATGGTTCGGTTTAACACCTCGCACGGCGACGTCCACGAGCGTGTCAACGGTGTGTTAGGTGTTATCACGAAACACGACTAGTAACGGACGATATGAGCACCAAATTAGAGGTCGTCTGCAAGGTCACGTGGCTTCGAGTTTAAAGGTGCTTTTTCAAAAGGGGGGATTCATCGTTGGCGGGGATTGAAACACGCACAAGGGAACACTGAAACGATTATCTATGGAAGTGATTTTGTGCCGCAAGAAAAAGTTCAGACGATGAATCCCGTTAAGGTTAGACGGCCTTATGACCGACAGTGTCATTGATAAAATAGAACGGACACTGCTACTTTCTGACGGAAGAGCCGCTTGATCTACGCGCGATCTAGCGTTAATGGTACAACGCCGGTCGGTGGAATTCGATACTTTTACCGATGATATCTTGAATTTTGAATTGTCGCCTTTAGTCGCGCGTTTTatgtttgaaaaatatttaaaaagtttTAAAAACTCATTCTCTATCGGAACATAAAATCGTGGATCTTCGAAATGGTGAATAAACGAGGCGGGAATTCAAAAAAAGGTGATACGAATAAAAAGAATCAAATAATATTCGGCAAGGGAAAATTCACATTTCCAAATAATGATACGTACAAAGGAGAGTATAAGGGCCATACCGGACAGTTCGCGATAGTTAAACAAGGTTATTAAAATATAAGCAACATTTTACATttgtattttcatattttatatcatttaaaatatttgtataattattatttacatatgtcaTAAGATTTAAAAgttcttataataatatttgtatatattatatcgcctaaaaatattttataattgtcaTTTATACATGCTatactatttaatattttttgatcGTTATTATGAAACTTATTGATTAGGTAAAGGAGTATACACTACTGATAACTTTGACATATACGATGGTGAGTGGAACAACGATGCATTTAATGACGGTGTAATACACATTCGGTAAATATGATATAGTTATAAATTCGGGATATAGATTATTAATTAGTGCTTCGTGATTTCAGTTATAATAATAAGGCCGAATATCGAGGTAACATTGACTCAAATGGGACCATGAATGGCTGGGGAACTTACGTGTTTCCTGATGGATCCTCTCTGGAAGCAATTTGGTTTTGTAATATACCGTTGACAGACATTATTTATAGAGAGCCTCTTGGGTACAAGTGGATACTTGAAGAATTGTCAAATCAGGTAATACAATTTTTGTAACATGCCCAAACTGATTTTCTACCATAAAAGGTAATACCATAATCTCGGTTGCAGACAATTACGTTGTCATCTGGAAACCATTTCTGGGACGACATGATGTTATACCTGAATACCACTGATTCTACCGAGACtgcataacattttttaatCCTCTTTCAACATCTGCGGAACCTCGTATCTATATGTTGCAGATTTATACAGAGGATTTTGGTTCGAACTGAACACAGTTCTACTTTGTTCTAGTTGAAACTTTGCGAACTCCTGCCTGTCTTGTATAAACGTCCAAACTCTGAGCAATTAAATCATGGTCAATATACGCTCCgaaattttacttttatttttctaattttattttaatagatACTTGCCTCCAAATCATTACAACCATCATTCCGAGGACCACTATTGCCAAGGAAATGCAGCCGAACATCGCAGTTGCTTGTAACGGCCTACTGCATACCtgacaaatttataaaaagagcACAGTTAAACAAATGCGCGAATAGTTGATTTAATGGGAAGTAATTGCCAACCATTACCTTCTCTCCTATTTTCAGCAAGACGATATCGTTCGTCTGAAACTCGTACACGTACGGTATCGTGCATACCAGGTCCTCTTTAACAGTCCTCACAAAACAGTAATGTTCGTGACCTGTACaaatttagaaaaaatattTCAAGCCTCGGAAATCGGACATTTTCTACTTTCCAGCTAGCAATGATCTCAAATTAAAGAAACATTTGAAAGTACTGTTTCTTGACATTTTGATCCGCTCATTGTGGATGGACGATGCTTTTAAAGCATTTCATTAAAGCGTTCCCTGACGCAGTAAATCAAGAGTAGATCGTTCACTTGTTACCTCTATCCACGGAGCCTATTATCGTAGTGTTATAGTCAGTCTTATTTGTCCGACAATTTTCGTCGATTCTTTGCGGCTCTTCGATGGTAGCGTTCACACAGCCATTGTACAATGCACAGAGGCTATTCGGGACCGAGCTGATTGATAACTCGCAATACTTGCCCGAATAATCAACGTTGTTGACGGACTTGCACCTGGAGATACACGCTTGTATTATTCATCGTGGAGAATTGgtatacaaatgatcaaatacgAACCGACACCCTCCACAATCGCAGTCTCCGTTACCAGAGCAGATGTGTTCGCTCCCTGGAGCCATACAAAGCTCGCTCATCGTTGGACATTCACAGGTGTCACCTTTCCAGCCTGGCAAGCAACTACAGGTGCCGCAGTCGCATATCCCTTTTCCACCACATTCCAAGCCATCGGACTAACATCGAAAAGGTTGTTAAAGACGTGAACAAAGATGGCTCATTTCTGTTTGATTTGCGAGCTTTAGATTTACCTGCTCGCATGGGCTGCATTCGCAAAACCGTCCCGAGTATTCTTCATCGCAGATACAGCTGCCACAAATGCATTCCCCTCGATTCGAACAAATGGTCGTAGCAGTGGGAGCGATACATTGCTGTTCATTATCTACCGGGCTGATTTGATTGCAGTCGCAATACTCTCCTGAGAAATTGTCGTTCATCGATAATAACACCgttaattgtaatattaatatattaatgaaTTTCTCACCGGACCATCCGAAATGGCATTTGCAGAAGCCACACTCATCGGAACCGTGCACGCAACGCGAATAAACGGAGTCCTTGCACTTGCACCCGCATAAGAGTTCAACGTCGATCACGATTTTAGAGGCTTCGGATGCTAGCGCGTCCTCGATCACGATTCTTTGTTgctgaaaaataattaattcaaaTAAACTGCCCGAAACGTACTGGACAACGCTGGCTGGGTCATCTGGATGATGGTCCCTATCAAGGGATACTATTTACAAAATTGCAGCAATCAAGGAGCAAATTGTTCAGATGATTGTAGTCCACGAGGGGCACTGACTCCTGCGGTTACAATCACCAGGGAACACTGCTCACGTGGTTGCTGTGGCTAAAGGGTCACCATGTAAACCATCACAACTTATAATTGAAGACTTTGATGCTTGTGAATCTTTTCACAGCATCAAAATCTTCAATCTCACTTACCAATGCACTTTCGTTCCTTGGACATTCGTCAAAGGAAAGTACCAACGAAAAGTCATACACTTTGCCCTCTTCTATCCCTCTGCACTCCGATGTGCTAATTTTCTCTTCATCTGTCCTTCCGCAATTTGAAAAGTACTCCACGCGAAGCGGACTTGTCGAATTGTCCCGTAGCACAACTTTCGTGATCAGTTCGTGATAAGCGTTGTTGATGATCTGCAGGATGTTCGAGCTGTTCTGAGCCAACGTGGCGACTCGCGCCTTCTCTTGCAACAAGTCAACCATTAACTCGTACTCCAGACGCCGGTCTTCCGTCACAGCGAATATCAGATTGACCTTATTGTCCCTCAGCAGCCTCGACACCTCTGCCAGAGATGGGTAATCGAATTTCTCCGACATGGTGTACATTCCGTTCTCGTCCAGATGACACTGGAAGTCCGAACGGTCCACCGTGCCCGTCAGCTGAAAACGATCTTCATTCGACTCGAATCTCGAAATGTTTCGCAACAAAGTCGTCTAACCCTTTATGGTACCTTGCCGTCCCCGGCGAAATGCAGCAACCCGTCGGTGGCCATCAGAATGATTTTTCGCGATTGATAACCCCAGCCGATCTTCTCCGCGCAGACTATAGCCTGAGCCACGGCATCCATTCCTGCCTCCAGATTGTCCACGTTTCCGGTAATACGGCTGTCCTCGATCTAAAATCAGAAACTAGTTGGTTTTGACGAAACTCGACGCATGAAAATCGTGCACCTTTTCGATGAACTGCTGAATGTCACTGGTCAGGCTCAGTCGATGTCGGAACGCATAGAGCGGCTCGCAATCTTTGTACGCGCTCTTGCAAGGATTGTCCTGGTGTCCCGAAAACACCAGAGGCATCAACGGTTTGTCAGCGTAGCTGCCGAACCCGAGACGATAGTTCTCGGTGAACATCCGCAGCGTGTGCGTTATGTTCCAGGCCAGTCTCACCAGCGTGATTTGATCGTCCTGCATCGTAAGTGTCAGGTCCATCAAATAGTACAGATCGAGAGGATAGTTCCTGTAAAAAACGACCATTTGTAGAAAGTCTAGCCGATGGACAGAGTACTAAACACACATCGAGACGCACTTAGCTAGTCTATAATGCAGAGGAATTGATATCTTCGTGCGCGGCTGGATCCTCACTTTGATCTTCT
The window above is part of the Megalopta genalis isolate 19385.01 chromosome 2, iyMegGena1_principal, whole genome shotgun sequence genome. Proteins encoded here:
- the LOC117225450 gene encoding integrin beta-nu produces the protein MRIFGMQLFVVVLALGWNHLDALDTKLMKICVSKKTCESCLETNSYCAWCSDWSYSNYTMGKPRCNLPESLEAFGCNREEIRRASKGSKKVLENHDFQNVIGSDQAPVQLKPQKIKVRIQPRTKISIPLHYRLAKNYPLDLYYLMDLTLTMQDDQITLVRLAWNITHTLRMFTENYRLGFGSYADKPLMPLVFSGHQDNPCKSAYKDCEPLYAFRHRLSLTSDIQQFIEKIEDSRITGNVDNLEAGMDAVAQAIVCAEKIGWGYQSRKIILMATDGLLHFAGDGKLTGTVDRSDFQCHLDENGMYTMSEKFDYPSLAEVSRLLRDNKVNLIFAVTEDRRLEYELMVDLLQEKARVATLAQNSSNILQIINNAYHELITKVVLRDNSTSPLRVEYFSNCGRTDEEKISTSECRGIEEGKVYDFSLVLSFDECPRNESALQQRIVIEDALASEASKIVIDVELLCGCKCKDSVYSRCVHGSDECGFCKCHFGWSGEYCDCNQISPVDNEQQCIAPTATTICSNRGECICGSCICDEEYSGRFCECSPCEQSDGLECGGKGICDCGTCSCLPGWKGDTCECPTMSELCMAPGSEHICSGNGDCDCGGCRCKSVNNVDYSGKYCELSISSVPNSLCALYNGCVNATIEEPQRIDENCRTNKTDYNTTIIGSVDRGHEHYCFVRTVKEDLVCTIPYVYEFQTNDIVLLKIGEKVCSRPLQATAMFGCISLAIVVLGMMVVMIWRVWTFIQDRQEFAKFQLEQSRTVFSSNQNPLYKSATYRYEVPQMLKED
- the LOC117225457 gene encoding uncharacterized protein LOC117225457, which translates into the protein MVNKRGGNSKKGDTNKKNQIIFGKGKFTFPNNDTYKGEYKGHTGQFAIVKQGKGVYTTDNFDIYDGEWNNDAFNDGVIHIRYNNKAEYRGNIDSNGTMNGWGTYVFPDGSSLEAIWFCNIPLTDIIYREPLGYKWILEELSNQTITLSSGNHFWDDMMLYLNTTDSTETA